A region from the Marinobacter sp. SS13-12 genome encodes:
- a CDS encoding Lrp/AsnC ligand binding domain-containing protein: MVELDRIDHSIIRELQKHARITVTELASRVGLSKTPCQVRMRRLEEQGYITGYTALVNQTKLGQSHIAFAQVTLNDTSSSALTAFNTAAKKISAVEQCHMIAGNFDYLLKVRTRNMAEYRQVLGEQISALPHVLQTSTFVVMESVKDAGI; encoded by the coding sequence ATGGTCGAACTGGACAGAATCGATCACTCCATCATTCGCGAACTGCAGAAGCACGCACGGATTACAGTGACAGAGCTGGCGTCACGGGTAGGACTGTCGAAAACGCCGTGTCAGGTTCGCATGCGGCGCCTGGAAGAGCAGGGCTACATCACCGGCTACACCGCCCTGGTCAACCAGACCAAACTCGGGCAAAGCCACATCGCGTTTGCACAAGTCACCCTCAACGACACCAGCAGCAGTGCCCTGACGGCGTTCAACACTGCGGCAAAAAAGATCTCGGCAGTGGAACAGTGCCACATGATTGCCGGCAACTTCGATTATCTGCTGAAAGTACGCACCCGGAACATGGCGGAGTACCGGCAGGTGCTGGGAGAGCAGATATCCGCCCTGCCCCACGTGCTGCAGACCAGTACATTTGTGGTGATGGAGAGCGTCAAGGATGCCGGGATCTGA
- a CDS encoding putative hydro-lyase, with protein MTSIAQLDAHSTPQAVRQAAREGSLTGPTSGLASGYVQVNLVILPESQAAGFLRFCQANPKPCPLLAVSEPGARTCTLLGRDLDIARDVPAYRIYRDGQVSDTCTDVAEEWRDDLVTFALGCSFTFEHALISAGLQVRHIDEARNVPMYNTSVPLTPAGGFGGNLVVSMRPFVAADAIRAIQITTRYPQVHGSPVHLGNPSLIGVADLSAPDYGDSVSVGENEIPVFWACGVTPQQVLIDSGIEFAITHSPGHMLVTDIPDNSLALF; from the coding sequence ATGACAAGCATCGCTCAGCTGGACGCACACTCAACACCCCAGGCTGTTCGCCAGGCCGCGAGAGAAGGCAGCCTGACCGGGCCAACGTCCGGGCTTGCCAGTGGGTATGTCCAGGTCAACCTGGTCATCCTGCCGGAATCCCAGGCCGCGGGCTTCCTCCGTTTCTGCCAGGCCAACCCCAAACCATGCCCCCTGCTCGCTGTCAGTGAACCCGGCGCCCGCACCTGCACCCTTTTAGGCCGTGATCTGGACATTGCCCGCGATGTGCCAGCGTACCGCATCTACCGCGATGGCCAGGTCAGTGACACCTGTACGGATGTCGCAGAAGAATGGCGGGATGACCTGGTGACTTTTGCGCTTGGCTGCTCCTTTACCTTTGAGCACGCCCTGATCAGCGCCGGGCTTCAGGTTCGCCATATAGACGAAGCCAGAAACGTGCCGATGTACAACACCTCGGTACCACTGACGCCAGCGGGCGGTTTTGGCGGCAACCTGGTTGTCTCCATGCGACCGTTTGTGGCCGCTGACGCCATCCGTGCCATCCAGATCACTACCCGTTACCCGCAGGTTCACGGTTCTCCCGTGCACCTCGGCAACCCATCCCTGATCGGCGTTGCCGATCTGAGTGCACCGGATTACGGCGACTCCGTTTCCGTGGGTGAGAATGAAATTCCGGTGTTCTGGGCCTGTGGTGTTACACCACAGCAGGTCCTGATCGATTCCGGTATCGAGTTCGCCATCACCCACAGCCCGGGGCACATGCTAGTCACGGATATTCCTGACAACAGCCTGGCCCTGTTCTGA
- the putA gene encoding bifunctional proline dehydrogenase/L-glutamate gamma-semialdehyde dehydrogenase PutA has protein sequence MRPQQSETPELVDSRQAIRDYYLADEYTVINEMIAGAQLTEAERKAISARAAELVRRVRKNSKSTIMEKFLAEYGLTTQEGVALMCLAEAMLRVPDSVTINELIEDKITSGSWGDHVGKASSSLINTATVALLMTSKLLTESERQSVVETLRRLLKRMGEPVIRKVAGLAMKEMGRQFVLGRDIKEAQKAGEDYMKKGYTYSYDMLGEAARTDHDAQGYYNSYSNAIDSIARHCQGDVRKNPGISVKLSALLARYEYGNKERVMKELLPRAKRLVKKAAAANMGFNIDAEEQDRLDLSMDVIEELLRDPELAGWNGFGVVVQAYGKRAPFLIDWLYGLAEKYDRRIMVRLVKGAYWDAEIKRAQVMGLDGFPVFTRKACSDVSFLSCSTKLLNMTDRIYPQFATHNAHSVSAILELARVRGEANYEFQRLHGMGESLHSQVMKESGVPCRIYAPVGAHRELLAYLVRRLLENGANSSFVNQIVDEDITPEMIAKDPIDSVREMGKDISSKAITHPLKIFGEHRRNSKGWDLTDPVTIEAIEKGRGAYKEHQWKGGPLIKGKVSGTEVQVVRNPANPDDVVGHVTQANEADIDTAITAADKGFKSWSSKSAEERADCLRKVADLYEENTYELFALTCREAGKSLSDAVAEIREAVDFAHFYANEGVRYKDSGEARGAVVCISPWNFPLAIFTGQILANLVAGNVVLAKPAEQTSLLAFRAVELMHEAGIPKDAIQLVPGTGATVGAGLTSDSRVAGVCFTGSTNTAKIIDKAMTDNMEPDAVMVAETGGLNAMIVDSTALPEQVVRDVLASSFQSAGQRCSALRMLYVQKDIADSLLHMLYGAMEELGIGDPWLLSTDVGPVIDDPSAKKIIDHCKKFENKDQLLKKLSVPHTGNFVSPAVLRVNGIEDLEEEIFGPVLHVATFDAKDIDKVVDDINAKGYGLTFGIHSRVDTRVDRIASRIKVGNTYVNRNQIGAIVGSQPFGGEGLSGTGPKAGGPQYVRRFMKGETVQSVTESGGDKVDAKKLKSLIGKLDKMDAQEPKARIEAMKSIFDSVPEPLDAHAEEMPGPTGESNILTNHARGTVLCLGPDKETAIEQMTMALAQGNKAVVIALGIQHTLDRAARAGLPVVGVEGRLEPDAVEKVNGFEAVVSCAKPSLLKPYRQALMKRDGALLPLITEHKLDQRYVIERHLCVDTTAAGGNASLIAASE, from the coding sequence ATGAGACCGCAGCAATCAGAGACGCCTGAGCTCGTCGATAGCCGTCAGGCCATCCGCGATTATTATCTGGCCGACGAATACACAGTCATCAATGAAATGATTGCTGGCGCTCAGTTGACCGAGGCAGAGCGTAAGGCGATTTCCGCCCGCGCAGCCGAACTGGTGCGCAGAGTCCGAAAGAATTCAAAGTCCACCATTATGGAAAAGTTCCTGGCGGAGTACGGGCTGACCACCCAGGAAGGCGTGGCACTAATGTGCCTGGCCGAGGCCATGTTGCGGGTACCGGATAGCGTGACGATCAACGAGCTGATCGAAGACAAGATCACATCAGGCAGCTGGGGTGACCACGTTGGCAAAGCCTCCTCGTCGCTGATAAATACTGCAACCGTCGCCTTGCTGATGACCAGCAAGTTGCTGACGGAGTCCGAGCGCCAGAGCGTGGTTGAAACCCTCCGCAGGCTTCTGAAGCGCATGGGTGAACCGGTGATTCGCAAGGTGGCCGGTCTTGCCATGAAAGAAATGGGGCGGCAATTTGTGCTTGGGCGCGACATCAAGGAAGCCCAGAAAGCCGGCGAAGACTACATGAAAAAGGGTTACACCTATTCCTATGACATGTTGGGGGAGGCAGCCCGCACGGATCACGATGCCCAGGGTTATTACAATTCCTATTCCAACGCTATCGACAGTATTGCCAGACATTGCCAGGGCGACGTTCGCAAGAACCCCGGCATATCCGTCAAGCTCTCTGCGCTGCTTGCAAGGTATGAGTACGGCAATAAAGAACGGGTGATGAAAGAGCTTCTGCCCCGGGCTAAGCGACTGGTCAAGAAAGCTGCTGCCGCCAATATGGGCTTCAATATCGACGCCGAAGAACAGGATCGGCTGGACCTCTCAATGGACGTTATTGAAGAGCTGCTGAGGGATCCTGAACTGGCAGGCTGGAATGGCTTCGGCGTGGTGGTGCAGGCTTATGGCAAGCGGGCGCCTTTCCTGATCGACTGGTTGTACGGTCTGGCTGAAAAATACGACCGTCGCATCATGGTGCGGCTGGTGAAAGGCGCCTATTGGGATGCGGAAATCAAGCGTGCCCAGGTGATGGGCCTGGACGGGTTCCCGGTATTCACCCGCAAGGCCTGCAGTGATGTGTCATTCCTGTCCTGTTCCACCAAACTGCTGAACATGACCGACCGCATTTACCCGCAGTTTGCGACCCACAATGCGCATTCAGTGTCCGCTATTCTGGAGCTGGCGAGGGTTCGTGGTGAAGCCAATTACGAGTTCCAGCGCCTGCACGGCATGGGTGAGTCCCTGCACAGCCAGGTAATGAAAGAGAGCGGCGTTCCCTGCCGGATCTACGCACCGGTCGGCGCCCATAGGGAACTGCTGGCGTATCTGGTGCGTCGTCTGCTGGAGAACGGCGCCAACAGCTCCTTTGTCAACCAGATTGTGGACGAAGACATTACGCCGGAGATGATCGCGAAAGACCCGATCGATTCGGTCAGGGAAATGGGCAAAGACATTTCCAGCAAGGCAATTACCCATCCATTGAAGATCTTCGGCGAGCACCGCCGCAACTCCAAAGGCTGGGATCTCACTGACCCGGTCACCATCGAGGCCATCGAAAAGGGCCGTGGTGCCTACAAAGAGCATCAGTGGAAAGGCGGGCCGCTGATAAAAGGCAAGGTATCTGGCACTGAAGTTCAGGTAGTGCGTAATCCGGCCAACCCGGATGATGTAGTTGGCCATGTTACCCAGGCTAACGAAGCCGATATTGACACTGCAATCACTGCCGCAGATAAAGGGTTCAAGTCCTGGTCCTCCAAATCTGCAGAAGAGCGGGCTGACTGCCTGCGCAAGGTGGCGGATCTTTATGAAGAAAACACTTACGAGCTGTTTGCACTGACCTGTCGAGAAGCGGGTAAATCCCTGTCGGATGCTGTGGCTGAGATTCGCGAAGCAGTAGACTTTGCCCACTTTTACGCCAACGAAGGCGTTCGCTACAAGGATAGCGGTGAAGCTCGTGGTGCAGTGGTATGTATTTCACCCTGGAACTTCCCGCTGGCGATCTTTACCGGCCAGATTCTGGCCAACCTTGTGGCGGGCAATGTGGTGCTGGCCAAGCCAGCCGAGCAGACATCATTGCTGGCCTTTCGCGCGGTTGAGTTAATGCATGAGGCGGGCATTCCCAAAGATGCCATCCAGTTGGTACCGGGCACCGGTGCGACCGTCGGTGCGGGCCTGACCTCGGATTCCCGTGTCGCCGGGGTATGCTTCACCGGCTCTACCAACACCGCCAAGATCATCGACAAGGCCATGACAGATAATATGGAACCGGACGCTGTCATGGTGGCAGAGACCGGTGGCCTGAACGCCATGATCGTCGACTCCACTGCACTGCCAGAGCAGGTGGTCCGGGATGTTCTGGCATCTTCTTTCCAGAGTGCCGGTCAGCGTTGCTCGGCGCTGAGGATGCTGTATGTCCAGAAGGACATCGCCGATAGTCTGCTGCACATGCTGTACGGCGCCATGGAAGAGCTGGGCATTGGTGATCCGTGGCTGCTGTCCACGGACGTAGGCCCGGTCATTGATGATCCATCTGCGAAGAAAATCATTGATCACTGCAAGAAATTCGAGAACAAGGATCAACTCCTGAAAAAACTGTCAGTGCCGCACACGGGTAACTTTGTGTCTCCTGCGGTGCTCAGGGTGAACGGCATTGAGGATCTGGAAGAAGAGATCTTCGGCCCGGTACTGCATGTTGCTACCTTTGATGCGAAAGATATCGATAAGGTCGTGGATGACATCAATGCGAAGGGCTACGGCCTGACTTTTGGCATCCATAGTCGTGTAGACACTCGGGTTGACCGTATCGCCAGTCGAATCAAGGTCGGCAACACCTACGTTAACCGCAACCAGATCGGTGCGATTGTCGGCTCCCAGCCGTTCGGCGGCGAAGGCCTGTCGGGTACCGGCCCCAAAGCCGGTGGTCCTCAGTATGTGCGCCGGTTTATGAAAGGTGAGACGGTTCAGAGTGTGACAGAGTCGGGTGGCGATAAAGTGGATGCCAAGAAGCTGAAAAGCCTGATCGGCAAGCTCGACAAGATGGATGCCCAGGAGCCAAAAGCGCGAATCGAGGCCATGAAGTCGATCTTTGACTCGGTTCCCGAGCCATTGGACGCCCACGCCGAGGAAATGCCAGGGCCAACGGGTGAATCCAACATACTGACCAACCACGCCCGTGGCACGGTGCTATGTCTTGGCCCCGATAAGGAAACTGCCATCGAACAGATGACCATGGCTTTGGCTCAGGGCAATAAAGCGGTGGTAATTGCGCTGGGTATTCAACACACCCTGGATCGCGCTGCCAGGGCTGGCCTGCCGGTAGTCGGCGTAGAAGGCCGCCTGGAGCCGGATGCCGTTGAAAAGGTTAATGGTTTCGAGGCTGTGGTCAGTTGTGCAAAACCGTCACTGTTGAAGCCGTATCGCCAAGCGCTGATGAAGCGTGACGGCGCCTTGTTACCACTGATTACCGAGCACAAGCTGGATCAGCGGTACGTGATTGAGCGCCATCTGTGTGTGGATACCACTGCAGCCGGTGGTAACGCCAGCTTGATCGCAGCCTCCGAGTAA
- a CDS encoding DsbA family oxidoreductase, with product MTTVQIDIVSDIACPWCAIGYARLEKAMAALKDDMEFTIEWHAFELNPDPSGDGEPILPALSRKYGRSEDEMKASQAQMMDIASDLGLNFEKLQERHTRNTFDAHRLVKWAGEQGKQTAMKMAFFEAYFGRAENISNPEVLVYCVEAIGLDGDKAREVLASDLYADAVRQDEAQYQQAGVSAVPAYIINQKYLVSGAQEPETLVKAFREIAGSA from the coding sequence ATGACAACCGTGCAAATCGACATCGTTTCCGACATCGCCTGTCCCTGGTGCGCCATTGGTTATGCCCGCCTGGAAAAGGCCATGGCGGCCCTGAAAGACGACATGGAATTCACCATCGAATGGCATGCCTTTGAGCTGAACCCGGATCCGTCCGGCGATGGCGAGCCTATCCTGCCGGCCCTGAGCCGTAAATACGGGCGCAGCGAAGACGAGATGAAAGCGAGTCAGGCGCAGATGATGGATATTGCCAGCGACCTGGGGCTGAACTTCGAGAAGCTTCAGGAACGCCATACCCGCAATACCTTTGATGCCCACAGGCTGGTGAAATGGGCAGGAGAACAGGGAAAGCAGACAGCTATGAAGATGGCCTTCTTCGAGGCCTATTTTGGCCGCGCGGAGAATATTTCAAACCCGGAGGTGCTGGTTTACTGCGTGGAAGCCATAGGGCTGGACGGCGACAAAGCCCGCGAGGTTCTGGCTTCAGACCTGTACGCGGATGCCGTGCGGCAGGATGAGGCTCAATACCAGCAGGCGGGTGTTTCCGCCGTGCCTGCCTACATCATCAACCAGAAATACCTGGTGTCCGGCGCGCAGGAACCTGAAACGCTGGTAAAAGCCTTTCGGGAAATCGCCGGGTCTGCCTGA
- a CDS encoding NAD-glutamate dehydrogenase, with protein MTLSEAKQKQTLLEQLSDALEGEDYDPDDSRNLREIVTTMLEESRSWDDGLLHQLTEKLGEGPGKRFAGMFSGGFPSSYRSKFSIEDAVDDIQQIQSIALTSDVPMRFYHPSEQGTQELSFKLYSQGKSVILSDVIPILENLGMRVLGEHPYRIRRRDGEQFGVSDFTVQFHSRCRGADIEKAKPLLQEGFREIWNGFAENDSFNQLMMAASLGWREVSVLRAYSRYIKQLRFGFSQPFIADTLARHLDITALLVGFFNARFNPGAAVAESRESETARIEGAILEALEAVSSLDDDRILRRFYLLIKATLRTNYFQRQETCEFKGYLSLKLDPSSIPDIPKPCPRFEIFVCSPRVEGVHLRTGPVARGGLRWSDRSEDYRTEILGLVKAQQVKNSVIVPVGAKGGFIVKQPPEDGSREALREEGITCYQTFIRGLLDLTDNLDEGEVVPPAEVVRHDGDDTYLVVAADKGTATFSDIANRLAHEYGFWLGDAFASGGSEGYDHKKMGITARGAWESVKRHFLEKGIDTQAEEFTVVGIGDMGGDVFGNGMLLSDRIRLIGAFNHLHIFVDPEPDAAASFAERKRLFELPGSSWADYDEQKISEGGGVFSRAAKWIPVSPQMQACLGIKADRLPPNELIRALLKAPVDMLWNGGIGTYMKAASESHEDVGDKSNDAVRVDSHELRCKVLGEGGNLGFTQLGRIGFARAGGAANTDFIDNAGGVDCSDHEVNIKILLNEQVRRGQMTLEQRNHVLRAMTSEVAALVLRNNYRQAMALCLAQSGAVATMDEYERLMRRLEAEGKLDRALEFLPDDDELRERREPASGLTRPELSVLISYAKIELKQALLTTSIVHDDRFIQALHSAFPASLLEHFPEAIDAHPLRAEISATQIANDMVNRMGISWADKLRNATGADSGRIAAAYLISLRIHDVETQWKAIEALDGKISSAVQAELFSDVIRLVTRSTSWLLHNRRSNLDPASCVDHYQEPLAEVLASLERLGSVIPASRWQERYDKYCKQTVPQGLAAYAASAESRYWLMDIIEIGRQLGHDLKSVAWVYFSLGEGLNLTWLDRQMLSFRARGHWQVLATLHYRDELDHQLRNLTSGVLSTGTGGEGAKASPEQMLEAWREDKQAPLARWHRMLGDMQTATVMDCAVFSVAHSMLRELAAKAE; from the coding sequence ATGACCCTTTCCGAAGCCAAACAAAAACAAACGCTGCTGGAACAGCTCTCAGATGCCCTTGAGGGGGAGGATTACGACCCCGACGACTCGCGAAACCTGCGAGAGATTGTCACCACGATGCTGGAAGAGTCCCGGTCGTGGGACGACGGGCTGCTACACCAACTGACTGAGAAGTTGGGAGAGGGGCCCGGAAAACGCTTTGCCGGCATGTTCAGTGGTGGTTTTCCATCGAGCTACCGGTCGAAGTTCTCTATAGAGGATGCCGTTGACGATATTCAGCAGATTCAGTCCATAGCCCTGACTTCCGACGTGCCCATGCGGTTCTACCACCCCTCTGAGCAGGGGACTCAGGAACTGAGTTTCAAACTCTACAGCCAGGGTAAGTCGGTGATCCTGTCGGATGTGATTCCGATTCTGGAAAACCTTGGTATGCGAGTGCTGGGGGAACATCCCTACCGTATCCGGCGGCGTGACGGGGAACAGTTCGGGGTCAGCGATTTCACCGTGCAGTTCCATTCCCGTTGCCGCGGCGCCGATATTGAAAAGGCCAAGCCCCTGCTGCAGGAAGGATTCCGCGAGATCTGGAATGGCTTTGCGGAAAATGACAGCTTTAATCAACTGATGATGGCGGCCAGTCTGGGCTGGCGTGAGGTCAGTGTGCTGCGGGCTTATTCCCGCTATATCAAGCAACTGCGTTTCGGGTTCAGCCAGCCGTTCATTGCCGACACCCTGGCGCGGCACCTGGATATTACCGCACTGCTGGTCGGGTTCTTCAACGCCAGGTTCAATCCCGGTGCTGCGGTGGCTGAAAGCAGGGAGTCAGAGACTGCAAGGATCGAGGGTGCCATTCTGGAGGCTCTTGAGGCGGTCAGCAGCCTCGATGATGACCGCATCCTCAGGCGGTTCTATCTGCTGATCAAGGCCACCCTGAGAACCAACTATTTCCAGCGTCAGGAGACCTGCGAGTTTAAGGGATACCTGTCGCTCAAGCTTGACCCCTCCTCCATTCCTGATATCCCCAAACCCTGCCCGCGTTTCGAGATATTCGTGTGCTCACCGCGGGTAGAAGGGGTTCACCTCAGGACAGGGCCGGTGGCCCGGGGCGGGTTGCGCTGGTCCGACCGCAGCGAGGACTACCGCACCGAAATTCTCGGGCTGGTGAAGGCCCAGCAGGTGAAGAATTCGGTGATTGTGCCTGTAGGCGCCAAGGGAGGGTTTATTGTCAAACAGCCGCCGGAAGACGGCTCCCGGGAGGCGTTGAGGGAGGAGGGCATTACCTGTTATCAGACGTTCATCCGCGGGTTGCTGGATCTGACCGATAACCTCGATGAAGGCGAAGTGGTGCCACCGGCGGAGGTGGTTCGGCACGATGGCGATGACACCTACCTGGTTGTGGCGGCCGACAAGGGCACGGCAACCTTCTCTGATATTGCCAACCGGCTGGCCCATGAGTATGGCTTCTGGCTGGGAGATGCGTTCGCCTCCGGCGGCAGTGAGGGCTACGACCACAAGAAGATGGGGATTACCGCGCGTGGAGCCTGGGAGTCGGTCAAGCGCCACTTCCTGGAGAAGGGCATCGACACCCAGGCCGAGGAATTTACCGTGGTTGGTATCGGGGACATGGGGGGAGATGTGTTCGGCAACGGCATGCTGTTGTCGGATCGTATCCGCCTGATCGGCGCGTTCAATCATCTGCATATCTTTGTTGACCCCGAACCGGATGCAGCGGCGTCTTTCGCCGAGCGCAAGCGTCTGTTCGAGTTGCCAGGCTCAAGCTGGGCGGATTATGACGAGCAAAAGATCAGCGAAGGTGGCGGTGTCTTTTCACGGGCCGCAAAGTGGATTCCCGTATCGCCGCAAATGCAGGCCTGCCTGGGCATCAAGGCAGATCGCCTTCCGCCCAATGAGTTGATCAGGGCGCTGCTGAAGGCGCCGGTGGACATGCTCTGGAATGGTGGCATCGGCACTTATATGAAAGCGGCAAGCGAATCCCACGAAGACGTTGGTGACAAATCCAACGATGCCGTGAGAGTCGATAGCCATGAGTTACGGTGCAAGGTGCTGGGCGAGGGCGGTAACCTGGGCTTTACCCAGCTTGGCCGCATTGGCTTTGCCCGTGCGGGAGGGGCGGCCAACACCGATTTTATTGATAACGCCGGCGGGGTGGATTGCTCTGACCATGAGGTGAATATCAAGATTCTGCTCAATGAGCAGGTACGGCGTGGGCAGATGACCCTTGAACAACGCAATCATGTGCTCAGGGCAATGACCTCTGAGGTAGCAGCGCTGGTGCTGCGCAACAACTATCGCCAGGCCATGGCATTGTGCCTGGCACAAAGCGGTGCGGTTGCCACCATGGATGAATACGAGCGGCTTATGCGGCGGCTGGAGGCCGAAGGCAAGCTTGACCGGGCTCTTGAATTCCTGCCCGACGATGATGAGCTCAGGGAACGGCGGGAGCCGGCCTCCGGTCTTACTCGTCCGGAGCTTTCCGTACTGATTTCCTACGCCAAGATCGAACTCAAACAGGCATTGCTGACCACGTCGATTGTTCACGACGATCGCTTTATCCAGGCGCTGCATTCGGCGTTTCCGGCATCGTTACTGGAGCATTTCCCCGAGGCAATTGACGCCCACCCGCTGCGTGCGGAAATTTCAGCCACCCAGATCGCCAATGACATGGTCAATCGCATGGGCATCAGCTGGGCGGACAAACTCCGTAATGCGACTGGTGCCGACAGTGGCCGGATTGCCGCTGCCTACCTGATCTCCCTCCGGATCCATGACGTAGAGACTCAATGGAAGGCCATAGAGGCGCTTGATGGAAAGATCAGCTCCGCTGTGCAGGCAGAACTGTTCAGTGACGTCATTCGCCTCGTCACCCGCAGCACCAGCTGGTTGCTGCATAACCGCCGGAGCAATCTGGATCCGGCCTCCTGTGTCGACCATTACCAGGAGCCCCTGGCCGAGGTGCTGGCCTCTCTGGAGCGCCTCGGATCGGTGATTCCTGCAAGTCGCTGGCAGGAACGCTATGATAAGTATTGTAAGCAGACAGTTCCGCAGGGGCTGGCAGCTTACGCTGCATCTGCGGAAAGCCGTTACTGGCTGATGGACATCATCGAGATTGGCCGTCAGCTGGGGCATGACCTGAAGTCGGTCGCCTGGGTGTATTTCAGTCTGGGGGAAGGCCTTAACCTGACCTGGCTTGATCGGCAGATGCTTTCCTTCAGGGCCCGCGGCCACTGGCAGGTGCTGGCAACGCTCCACTACCGGGATGAGCTGGACCACCAGTTGCGGAATCTCACCTCGGGTGTGCTTTCCACAGGTACCGGTGGAGAGGGCGCCAAGGCGTCGCCGGAGCAGATGCTCGAAGCCTGGCGTGAAGATAAACAGGCGCCCCTGGCCCGTTGGCACCGGATGCTGGGAGACATGCAGACAGCGACGGTGATGGATTGTGCCGTCTTTTCCGTGGCTCACAGCATGCTTCGGGAGTTGGCTGCAAAGGCAGAATGA
- a CDS encoding LysR family transcriptional regulator encodes MNIRTLETFVWIARLGSFRAAASRVYASQPSVSARIAGLEDQLGIELFDRSGKKITLTAKGREFLVYAEKMLSLHGEMLQAVAKPSSIQGTIRLAVSETIAHTWLPQLLERVSEAYPAINLELDVDISLNLAEKLKNHEIDIAFLMGGVNQPGITNRDLCRYSLTWVASPQLDIPDQPMSLAELATWPIVTYPRKSEPYIAIRSLVDPMNHSTRVHSCSSLSTIIRMTVDGLGVSALPREILQRELDAGVLRQFEVDATVPDLTFIAAYRAAPTSSVVHAIAELALITAKERAGLVEQSPAER; translated from the coding sequence ATGAACATCCGCACCCTGGAAACGTTTGTCTGGATAGCCAGACTGGGCAGTTTCCGCGCTGCCGCCAGCAGGGTCTACGCCTCACAACCGTCGGTTTCGGCCCGTATTGCCGGGCTGGAAGACCAGCTTGGAATAGAGCTGTTTGATCGTTCCGGCAAGAAGATCACCCTGACCGCCAAGGGCCGGGAATTCCTGGTCTATGCCGAGAAAATGCTGAGCCTGCACGGAGAGATGCTGCAGGCCGTCGCCAAACCATCGTCCATCCAGGGCACCATTCGCCTTGCCGTCTCGGAAACCATTGCCCATACCTGGCTCCCCCAGTTGCTGGAACGTGTGAGCGAAGCCTACCCGGCTATCAACCTTGAACTGGACGTGGATATCTCCCTCAACCTGGCGGAGAAACTCAAGAATCACGAGATCGATATCGCTTTCCTCATGGGCGGCGTCAACCAACCCGGCATTACCAACCGTGACCTGTGCCGCTACTCGCTGACCTGGGTCGCAAGCCCCCAGCTCGACATTCCTGACCAGCCCATGTCTCTCGCCGAGCTCGCCACCTGGCCAATCGTTACCTATCCAAGAAAGAGTGAGCCCTACATTGCCATCCGTTCACTGGTGGACCCGATGAACCACTCCACACGCGTTCATTCCTGCTCTTCGCTTTCAACCATCATCCGCATGACGGTGGACGGTCTGGGGGTCAGTGCCCTTCCCCGGGAGATTCTTCAGCGTGAACTGGACGCTGGCGTGCTGCGGCAATTCGAGGTTGATGCAACCGTGCCGGACCTCACCTTCATTGCGGCCTACAGGGCAGCACCAACCAGCAGTGTCGTACACGCCATTGCAGAACTTGCACTGATAACCGCAAAAGAGCGCGCGGGATTGGTCGAACAGTCCCCCGCAGAGCGTTGA